Proteins encoded within one genomic window of Oscillospiraceae bacterium:
- a CDS encoding bifunctional riboflavin kinase/FAD synthetase translates to MKLFAKDSIHNDIDKPTAIALGNFDGVHIGHQKLIKEITDMSALHGYTSLVWSFETHPENILYDFIRVKSITTLDEKTQLLFALGVDTVYYEDFKSVREMSPMDFIKNILIDKFHAAVVVCGFNYSFGKDGTGDAVFLESCLGRYGVKTIIIPPIICGDVLVSSTFIRYLIENGRMEEASEFLGRNFFITFPVVSGHKLGRTLGTPTINQNFPKDHILPRKGVYAVRVNVGEKELYGISNVGTRPTVCSEGIINCETHILDFNGDLVGKNIRVSFCKRLRDEIKFCSIDELKRQIKLDIASARDYFSI, encoded by the coding sequence ATGAAGCTCTTCGCAAAAGATTCAATTCACAACGATATAGATAAGCCGACCGCAATAGCTCTCGGAAATTTTGACGGAGTACATATAGGACATCAAAAGCTAATTAAAGAAATAACAGACATGTCAGCTTTGCACGGTTATACTTCCCTGGTATGGAGCTTCGAAACCCATCCGGAAAATATACTTTATGATTTCATCAGGGTTAAGAGCATTACTACTCTCGATGAAAAAACACAGCTTCTTTTTGCCCTCGGAGTCGATACCGTATATTACGAGGATTTTAAATCTGTACGCGAAATGTCGCCTATGGATTTTATAAAGAATATTTTAATAGATAAATTTCACGCAGCCGTGGTGGTTTGCGGATTTAATTATTCCTTCGGAAAGGACGGGACCGGTGACGCCGTTTTTCTTGAAAGCTGCTTAGGCAGATATGGAGTCAAAACGATTATTATCCCTCCGATAATCTGCGGCGATGTTCTTGTAAGCAGCACATTCATCAGGTATTTGATTGAAAACGGACGAATGGAAGAAGCATCGGAATTTCTCGGACGCAATTTTTTTATTACTTTTCCGGTGGTATCCGGACATAAACTCGGACGCACACTCGGCACTCCGACAATAAATCAAAATTTTCCTAAAGATCACATACTTCCTCGAAAAGGAGTATATGCCGTTCGCGTTAATGTTGGCGAAAAGGAATTATACGGCATTTCCAATGTCGGAACCCGCCCGACGGTCTGCTCCGAAGGCATTATTAACTGTGAAACACATATCCTGGATTTTAACGGTGATCTTGTCGGAAAAAATATACGTGTAAGCTTCTGTAAGCGTCTTCGCGACGAAATAAAATTTTGCTCGATTGATGAACTTAAAAGACAAATAAAACTTGATATCGCGTCGGCACGCGATTATTTCTCAATATGA
- a CDS encoding D-alanyl-D-alanine carboxypeptidase family protein, with protein sequence MKSGNISRAFIFLIVFFLTATAIIPLNPDFYALALDDPGIESSSAIIYNIEYDTLLYSKNADEKIYPASFVKIMVSILAFEYLQTEKNVPDVTISENVVKKSTGTLLGLKAGEVIPYNELLYAMIVSGANDAANAIAETVAGSIDAFIEKMNLRAKELGALNTYYDNVTGMHSPLMYTTLSDTLLIVRCAYKINDFVVMSSTLSHTLPTTNKSAERKLTSKNLTLNPSTELGYYIENVFGINAGSTTKAGFCAADALEHAGLTDIAIVSGGKINGRSYTHFLDLKRLFDFSQKNFNSKCLIKKGDIVYELPVEMGVDFDHVMLKCVENIDALLPKDAELDKILKIDKDIYVDKLVAPVTAGTEYGKISVYINGNKVGSTSLVAATDIGRSVWLYSLDKINEFFALSWVQTVAAIFVSILILIILLLIIFASIHSAKMNAVTRKAMLADKKVYLHELEIEKTEDAITRKKNAAHRQAIMRRLRNYIRERKREKERRIRLEQLRAKKAAQAMKKRRPPSAYPHSQHNPKSTSHTASSPIHKRNTSGYKPVEHIEGSYSKGQSNSNSAVKKEKYR encoded by the coding sequence TTGAAATCCGGAAATATTTCACGCGCTTTCATATTTCTGATCGTCTTTTTTTTAACTGCAACAGCAATAATTCCTTTAAACCCGGATTTTTATGCGCTCGCATTAGACGATCCAGGCATCGAGTCTTCTAGCGCCATAATTTATAATATAGAATATGACACTCTTTTGTATTCAAAGAACGCCGATGAAAAAATATATCCGGCATCGTTTGTTAAAATCATGGTTTCAATTCTCGCATTTGAATATCTTCAGACAGAAAAGAACGTACCGGACGTAACCATATCAGAAAACGTTGTTAAAAAATCAACAGGCACGCTTTTAGGACTGAAGGCCGGCGAGGTTATACCTTATAATGAGCTTTTATATGCAATGATAGTAAGCGGAGCCAACGATGCTGCAAATGCGATTGCGGAAACCGTCGCAGGAAGCATAGATGCTTTTATTGAAAAAATGAACTTAAGAGCAAAGGAGCTCGGCGCTTTAAATACATATTACGATAACGTAACCGGAATGCATTCACCGCTTATGTATACCACTCTGTCAGATACTCTGCTTATAGTACGCTGCGCATATAAAATCAATGATTTTGTCGTAATGTCATCTACTCTTTCTCATACATTACCGACGACAAATAAATCAGCCGAAAGAAAGCTTACCAGTAAAAATTTGACGCTTAATCCAAGTACAGAGCTTGGGTATTACATAGAAAATGTATTCGGAATAAACGCCGGCAGTACCACAAAGGCCGGGTTCTGCGCAGCAGACGCCCTTGAACATGCCGGACTTACTGATATTGCGATCGTTTCAGGCGGCAAGATCAACGGAAGATCATATACTCATTTTCTTGATCTGAAGCGTCTTTTTGATTTCAGTCAAAAAAATTTCAACTCTAAATGCTTAATTAAAAAAGGTGATATCGTATATGAGCTGCCAGTTGAAATGGGTGTGGATTTCGATCATGTAATGCTTAAATGCGTGGAAAACATTGACGCTTTGCTCCCTAAAGACGCTGAGCTTGATAAAATTCTGAAAATTGATAAGGATATTTATGTTGATAAGCTTGTCGCGCCTGTAACTGCCGGCACAGAATACGGAAAAATCTCGGTTTATATCAACGGAAATAAGGTTGGCTCGACTTCTCTTGTCGCAGCAACAGATATAGGCAGAAGCGTATGGCTGTATTCCCTCGATAAAATTAATGAATTTTTTGCGCTCTCATGGGTTCAAACGGTTGCCGCTATTTTCGTATCAATACTAATTCTTATCATACTTCTGCTTATAATTTTCGCCTCAATTCATTCTGCAAAAATGAATGCCGTAACAAGAAAAGCAATGCTTGCCGATAAAAAGGTATATTTACATGAGCTCGAAATTGAAAAAACAGAGGATGCTATAACCCGAAAAAAAAATGCTGCGCACCGTCAGGCAATAATGCGCCGCTTAAGAAATTATATTCGTGAAAGAAAACGTGAAAAGGAACGTCGTATTCGTCTGGAACAACTTAGAGCAAAAAAAGCGGCTCAGGCAATGAAAAAGCGCAGACCGCCTTCGGCCTATCCGCATTCACAGCACAATCCAAAAAGCACATCACATACCGCTTCCTCCCCTATTCATAAACGCAATACATCCGGATATAAACCGGTCGAACATATTGAAGGTTCATATTCAAAAGGTCAATCCAATTCAAATTCAGCCGTTAAAAAAGAAAAATACCGTTAA